From the genome of Pelomonas sp. SE-A7, one region includes:
- a CDS encoding endonuclease/exonuclease/phosphatase family protein, translated as MRRPHFRPSQLSAPTSILSPHLRVATYNIHKGVRGFGRAKRLEIHNLGLGVEALDADLVFLQEVRHFHHAEARQFQRTWFGWPDQGQADFLAPEGYEVAYRTNAVTKHGEHGNALLSRWPLGEVGHHDVSDHRFEQRGLLHVPLVWNGIEVHAIVAHLGLIHASRMRQVERLAAYIATEVPPQLPLVVAGDFNDWGEKLDVPMRAAGLHRAVPPDGRKPPATFPSIVPVFTLDRIYMRGLHCVSMQVPRGQAWRRMSDHLPLVAELELGEP; from the coding sequence ATGAGGCGACCGCATTTCCGCCCGTCTCAGCTGAGTGCGCCCACCAGCATCCTGAGCCCGCATCTGCGCGTCGCCACGTACAACATCCACAAGGGCGTGCGCGGCTTCGGCCGGGCCAAGCGGCTGGAGATCCACAACCTGGGCCTGGGCGTCGAGGCGCTGGACGCCGACCTGGTGTTCCTGCAGGAGGTGAGGCATTTCCACCATGCCGAGGCCCGACAGTTCCAGCGCACCTGGTTCGGCTGGCCCGACCAGGGCCAGGCCGACTTCCTGGCACCCGAGGGCTACGAGGTGGCCTACCGCACGAACGCCGTGACCAAGCATGGCGAGCACGGCAATGCCCTGCTGTCGCGCTGGCCGCTGGGCGAGGTCGGCCACCATGATGTGTCGGACCATCGCTTCGAGCAGCGTGGCCTGCTGCATGTGCCCCTGGTCTGGAACGGCATCGAGGTCCACGCCATCGTGGCCCACCTGGGCCTGATCCACGCCAGCCGCATGCGCCAGGTCGAGCGCCTGGCTGCCTACATCGCCACCGAGGTGCCGCCGCAGCTGCCCCTTGTGGTGGCCGGGGACTTCAATGACTGGGGCGAAAAGCTTGACGTACCGATGCGCGCGGCCGGCCTGCACCGGGCCGTGCCGCCCGACGGCCGCAAACCGCCGGCCACCTTCCCGTCGATAGTGCCGGTGTTCACGCTGGACCGCATCTACATGCGCGGCCTGCACTGCGTGTCCATGCAGGTGCCGCGCGGCCAGGCCTGGCGGCGCATGTCCGACCACCTGCCCCTGGTGGCCGAGCTGGAGCTCGGCGAGCCGTGA
- the nudB gene encoding dihydroneopterin triphosphate diphosphatase, translated as MTVAERPNYKIPESVLVVIHTPDLQVLMLERADRPGYWQSVTGSLDAPDEPLEATARREVFEETGIAGGELLDWQLSNIYEIYPVWRHRYAPGVTQNTEHVFGLRVPSVQAVQLAPREHLQYRWLPWREAADLCFSPSNAEAVLQLPRFAATGD; from the coding sequence ATGACGGTAGCTGAGCGTCCGAACTACAAGATTCCCGAGTCGGTCCTGGTCGTGATCCACACGCCGGACCTGCAGGTGCTGATGCTCGAACGGGCCGACCGGCCCGGCTACTGGCAGAGCGTCACCGGCTCGCTGGACGCGCCCGACGAACCGCTGGAGGCCACGGCCCGGCGCGAGGTCTTCGAGGAGACCGGCATAGCTGGCGGCGAGCTGCTGGACTGGCAACTGTCCAATATCTACGAGATCTACCCGGTCTGGCGCCACCGCTATGCGCCGGGCGTGACCCAGAACACCGAGCATGTGTTCGGCCTGCGCGTGCCCTCGGTGCAGGCGGTGCAGCTGGCGCCGCGCGAGCATCTGCAGTACCGCTGGCTGCCCTGGCGCGAGGCAGCCGACCTGTGCTTCTCGCCGTCCAATGCCGAGGCCGTGCTGCAACTGCCCCGCTTCGCAGCCACCGGAGACTAG